From the bacterium genome, the window ATATCCTTTCAGGACGGCGTTCGGCGATGATGATACGATCGAATCCATGCTGGTCCGGTTCCGCTCCGGGGATTCATATGGCTGGGGAGAATCGGCGCCGTGGAAATTACCCGCGTATTCCCCCGAGTGCTCCAAAACACAGTTTATCATCTCTCGCGACTTTATCGCACCTCTTCTCCTTGGCGAAGATATACATTCGGGGATTGAGCTGCAGGAACGGCTCTCCGGCATCAAGGGTAATCATTTTGCAAAGGCAGCTTTCGACCTTGCATGGTGGGACCTTCATTCCCGTCAGCTTGGCAAACCCCTCTGGCAGTTCATCGGCGGACAAAATCCGACCGTGGACGCCGGCGCCGACTTCGGCATCATGGAAAGCATCGACCTCCTTGTAAGGACAATCGGCGCTTCGCTGCAGCAGGGTTATAAAAGAGTCAAGCTCAAATACCGTCCCGGGTGGGATATCGATATGATCGATGCGGTCCGCACAACGTTCCCCGACGCGACGATCCACATCGACTGCAACAGCGCGTATACCCTGCGCGACCTCGACATGTTCAAAAAACTCGACCGATACCATCTCGCCATGATCGAACAGCCGCTTGGACATGACGACCTCATCGACCATGCAGCGCTCCAGGCCCGTATCGAAACACCGATCTGTCTCGACGAGAGCATTACCTCCCCCGATAAAGCCCGTAAAGCCATCCAGATAAAAGCATGCCGGTGGATCAATATCAAACCGGGCAGGGTCGGCGGTACGACACATGCGCTGACGATAAACTCGCTGTGCCGTGATGCCGGAATCCCCTGCTGGATAGGAGGCATGCTCGAATCTGCGGTCGGTGCGATGCATTGTCTCGCTCTGGCTACCCAGCCCAATATGCGCTATCCGTCGGATATTTTCCCGAGCGAGCGTTTTTACCGCAACGATCTGGGAATCCCATCAATGAAACACTCGGCGCCGTCGCAATTCACCGCTTCCATGACACCGGGCGCCGGGGCAGAACCCGACCCGGAGCTGCTTGTAAAACAGACTATCGAGCATGCGGAATTAATGTAAGATTTACGAAGTACGATTTACGATTTATAGAGACCTGTTAACCCAAAATCGATCCCCGACTTGATCGGGGACTAAAAACGTTCATCGATAATAAGTTTTGGAGTTTTTTCAATGCAATCATGTATTAAAACGCCTGTCCCATGCTGAAATACAGCTTACCCGATGGCTCGCCCTTTCGAGGGTCGGGATTGAAGCCATAATCAAGCCGTGCCAGACCGAGCGGCGTGTTGAGCCTCAGTCCAGCACCCGCCGCTGTTCGGATATCGCTCAGGCTGAAATCTCCGGGATTCATCCAGATATTTCCCGCTTCGGCAAAAAGTGCGCCGCCGATCCGTTTATAGAGACTGTGTCGCACCTCGATAATATTAAAGACCACCTTGAGCCTGCCTCCGAGCGGCACCCTTTTTTCATCGAGCGGACCGACCTTCTGATAATCGAACGCTCGCAGAGAATTCGGGCCTCCGGCATAATAACGCTCCTGAAGGGGTATCGACTGGAACTGGCTCCCCGCCTCCATCCATCCGACATCAAGCGCCGAACCGACAACCGTGCTTTTTCCGAGATGACCGAAGTATTTCAACCGAAAATCCGAACGAACGAACCTGTCAACGCCGCTCGAATAGAATCCGCCGACTTCAGTACTCAACTCGGCATACATTCCCTTTGTGGTATTGAATAAATTGTCCCTGAAATCCCGAACGAGCGAGAGCTTCAAACTCCTGATATTGACATCCTTTTCTTTCGGAACAACACTGAGTTTGATATTGCTTATCTTGGTGTATTCCTGACGGTATGCGAGTGTCATGGTTTCGTTTTTCGAAATCGTCCGTCCGATGGCCACTTTCCCGCCGTTCCGATTGAGATTGTATCCCGGCTCTTCCTGTAACTCTATAAACGTGTTGACATCGGTCCGCCATGATGTACCAATCGTCCTCGGCTCGGTAAACGATCCTTCGAGACTGCGGGTGATAAAGCTCATTTTCCCGGCGAGACCGAGTTTACGGGCTTTTCCGCCGACATTGTTATTGTAGACTTCCACTTTTCCGCGAGCTCTGTCGATCGAACCATACCCGAGCGCGACATTGAACTCACCGTTCATGTTTTCCCGCAGATCAATTCTGATATCTTTTATGGTCGAATCACCGCCTGCCGATGGCTCCGGACGGATATAAACGCTCTGGAACAACCCGGTCGTATACATGTTGTACTGAGATTCCCGGATGAGGGTATAGTTTATTATTTCACCGGATCGGATTTTCAATTCCCTCATCAACACGTTCGATTTCGTTTTACCGAGCCCGTTTATATGAATCTCCCCGACTCTGAACTGCTGTTTTTCCTGTATGTT encodes:
- the menC gene encoding o-succinylbenzoate synthase; amino-acid sequence: MPLIYPFRTAFGDDDTIESMLVRFRSGDSYGWGESAPWKLPAYSPECSKTQFIISRDFIAPLLLGEDIHSGIELQERLSGIKGNHFAKAAFDLAWWDLHSRQLGKPLWQFIGGQNPTVDAGADFGIMESIDLLVRTIGASLQQGYKRVKLKYRPGWDIDMIDAVRTTFPDATIHIDCNSAYTLRDLDMFKKLDRYHLAMIEQPLGHDDLIDHAALQARIETPICLDESITSPDKARKAIQIKACRWINIKPGRVGGTTHALTINSLCRDAGIPCWIGGMLESAVGAMHCLALATQPNMRYPSDIFPSERFYRNDLGIPSMKHSAPSQFTASMTPGAGAEPDPELLVKQTIEHAELM
- the bamA gene encoding outer membrane protein assembly factor BamA produces the protein MKTVWRTIIYGLCISLFFGADIAYSAQKKKIKIKSVTIEGNHVFSDRRLEKVMVSRSSSFLNPAYYYPEIFDDDLKNLELFYHQQGYLDARITDHQVIIDEARRHAHIRMEIYEGEITHVEGVSVLGNSGLNDDILLRKINVRSGDVFKRSNIEDATLALATLYADSGYIDADVKPDVRIDSETQRALIDFNIQEKQQFRVGEIHINGLGKTKSNVLMRELKIRSGEIINYTLIRESQYNMYTTGLFQSVYIRPEPSAGGDSTIKDIRIDLRENMNGEFNVALGYGSIDRARGKVEVYNNNVGGKARKLGLAGKMSFITRSLEGSFTEPRTIGTSWRTDVNTFIELQEEPGYNLNRNGGKVAIGRTISKNETMTLAYRQEYTKISNIKLSVVPKEKDVNIRSLKLSLVRDFRDNLFNTTKGMYAELSTEVGGFYSSGVDRFVRSDFRLKYFGHLGKSTVVGSALDVGWMEAGSQFQSIPLQERYYAGGPNSLRAFDYQKVGPLDEKRVPLGGRLKVVFNIIEVRHSLYKRIGGALFAEAGNIWMNPGDFSLSDIRTAAGAGLRLNTPLGLARLDYGFNPDPRKGEPSGKLYFSMGQAF